The Nomascus leucogenys isolate Asia chromosome 23, Asia_NLE_v1, whole genome shotgun sequence genome includes a window with the following:
- the LOC115832859 gene encoding basic salivary proline-rich protein 4-like gives MKSNKEFVPGEREDVSQEESPSVISGNPQGPPPQGGNKPQGPPPPPGKPQGPPPQEGDEARSRRSPPGKPEGPPPQGGDKPQGPPPPPKPQGPPPQEGDEARRRRSPPGKPQGPPPQEGNKPQGPPPPPKPQGPPPQEGDEARRRRSPPGKPQGPPPQGGDKPQGPPPPPKPQGPPPQEGDEARRRRSPPGKPEGPPPQGGDKPQGPPPPPKPQGPPPQEGDEARRRRSPPGKPEGPPPQGGDKPQGPPPPPKPQGPPPQEGDEARRRRSPPGKPEGPPPQGGDKPQGPPPPPKPQGPPPQEGDEARSADLLQESQRTTPTRRRQTSRSPPPPKPQGPPPQEGDEARRRRSPPGKPKDHPHKRNKPSPHPTKATRTTPTEATPADLLQESHKDHPHKEAQTSRSPTSTKATRTTPTRRRRGPKAPISSRKAKGPPPQGGNKPQGPPPPPKPQGPPPQEGDEARRRRSPPGKPQGPPPQEGNKPQGPPPPPKPQGPPHKKGRGPKAPISSRKATRTTPTRGQTSRSPTSTKATRTTPTRR, from the exons ATGAAATCCAATAAAGAATTTGTTCCAGGGGAACGAGAAG ATGTCAGCCAGGAAGAATCTCCCTCCGTAATATCAG gAAATCCACAAGGACCACCCCCACAAGGAGGCAACAAGCCCCAAGgtcccccacctcctccaggaaagcCTCAAGGACCACCCCCACAAGAAGGCGACGAGGCCCGAAGTCGCCGATCTCCTCCAGGAAAGCCAGAAGGACCACCCCCACAAGGAGGCGACAAACCTCAaggtcccccacctccaccaaagcCACAAGGACCACCCCCACAAGAAGGCGACGAGGCCCGAAGGCGCCGATCTCCTCCAGGAAAGCCACAAGGACCACCCCCACAAGAAGGCAACAAACCTCAaggtcccccacctccaccaaagcCACAAGGACCACCCCCACAAGAAGGCGACGAGGCCCGAAGGCGCCGATCTCCTCCAGGAAAGCCACAAGGACCACCCCCACAAGGAGGTGACAAACCTCAaggtcccccacctccaccaaagcCACAAGGACCACCCCCACAAGAAGGCGACGAGGCCCGAAGGCGCCGATCTCCTCCAGGAAAGCCAGAAGGACCACCCCCACAAGGAGGTGACAAACCTCAaggtcccccacctccaccaaagcCACAAGGACCACCCCCACAAGAAGGCGACGAGGCCCGAAGGCGCCGATCTCCTCCAGGAAAGCCAGAAGGACCACCCCCACAAGGAGGTGACAAACCTCAaggtcccccacctccaccaaagcCACAAGGACCACCCCCACAAGAAGGCGACGAGGCCCGAAGGCGCCGATCTCCTCCAGGAAAGCCAGAAGGACCACCCCCACAAGGAGGCGACAAACCTCAaggtcccccacctccaccaaagcCACAAGGACCACCCCCACAAGAAGGCGACGAGGCCCGAAGCGCCGATCTCCTCCAGGAAAGCCAAAGGACCACCCCCACAAGGAGGCGACAAACCTCAAGGTCCCCACCTCCACCAAAGCCACAAGGACCACCCCCACAAGAAGGCGACGAGGCCCGAAGGCGCCGATCTCCTCCAGGAAAGCCAAAGGACCACCCCCACAAGAGGAACAAACCAAGTCCCCACCCCACCAAAGCCACAAGGACCACCCCCACAGAAGCGACACCCGCCGATCTCCTCCAGGAAAGCCACAAGGACCACCCCCACAAGGAGGCACAAACCTCAaggtcccccacctccaccaaagcCACAAGGACCACCCCCACAAGAAGGCGACGAGGCCCGAAGGCGCCGATCTCCTCCAGGAAAGCCAAAGGACCACCCCCACAAGGAGGCAACAAACCTCAaggtcccccacctccaccaaagcCACAAGGACCACCCCCACAAGAAGGCGACGAGGCCCGAAGGCGCCGATCTCCTCCAGGAAAGCCACAAGGACCACCCCCACAAGAAGGCAACAAACCTCAaggtcccccacctccaccaaagcCACAAGGACCACCCCACAAGAAGGGACGAGGCCCGAAGGCGCCGATCTCCTCCAGGAAAGCCACAAGGACCACCCCCACAAGAGGACAAACCTCAaggtcccccacctccaccaaagcCACAAGGACCACCCCCACAAGAAGGTGA